One stretch of Macaca nemestrina isolate mMacNem1 chromosome 17, mMacNem.hap1, whole genome shotgun sequence DNA includes these proteins:
- the LOC139359487 gene encoding LOW QUALITY PROTEIN: eukaryotic translation initiation factor 3 subunit F-like (The sequence of the model RefSeq protein was modified relative to this genomic sequence to represent the inferred CDS: inserted 1 base in 1 codon), with protein MATPVVSASAPPATPATAPVAAPASASVSVPAPMPAPAAAPVPAAAPAASSYPAAAAAATTAVPGQTRASAQAPAQTPAPALPGPALPGPFPGGRVVRLHPVILASIVDSYERRNEGAARVIGTLLGTVDKHSVEVTNCFSVPHNESEDEVAVDMVAKNTYELHKKVSRNELILGWYATGHDITEHSVLIHEYYSREAPNPIHLTVDTSLQNGRMSIKAYVSTLMGVPGRTMGVMFTPLTVKYAYYDXERIGVDLILKTCFSPNRVIGLSSDLQQVGGASAHIQDALSTVLQYAEDVLSGKVSADNTVGRFLMSLVNQVPKIVPDDFETMLNSNINDLLMVTYLANLTQSQIALNEKLVNL; from the exons ATGGCCACACCGGTGGTATCAGCAAGTGCTCCTCCGGCCACGCCAGCCACAGCCCCGGTGGCGGCACCAGCATCGGCCTCAGTCTCAGTCCCAGCGCCAATGCCAGCACCGGCTGCGGCTCCGGTTCCCGCTGCGGCTCCAGCCGCATCCTCATACCCTGCGGCAGCAGCAGCGGCTACAACTGCCGTTCCTGGCCAGACCCGGGCCTCAGCGCAAGCTCCAGCGCAGACCCCAGCGCCCGCTCTGCCTGGTCCTGCTCTCCCAGGGCCCTTCCCCGGCGGCCGCGTGGTCAGGCTGCACCCAGTCATTTTGGCCTCCATTGTGGACAGCTACGAGAGACGCAATGAGGGTGCTGCCCGAGTTATCGGGACCCTGTTGGGAACTGTCGACAAGCACTCAGTGGAGGTCACCAATTGCTTTTCAGTGCCACACAATGAGTCAGAAGATGAAGTGGCTGTTGACATGGTTGCTAAGAACACGTATGAATTGCATAAAAAAGTTTCTCGAAATGAGCTCATCCTGGGCTGGTACGCTACAGGCCATGACATCACAGAGCACTCTGTGCTAATCCATGAGTACTACAGCCGAGAGGCCCCCAACCCCATCCACCTCACTGTGGACACAAGTCTCCAGAATGGCCGCATGAGCATCAAAGCCTATGTCAGTACTTTAATGGGTGTCCCTGGGAGGACCATGGGAGTGATGTTCACACCTCTGACAGTGAAATACGCATACTATG CTGAACGCATTGGAGTTGACCTGATCTTGAAGACCTGCTTTAGCCCCAACAGAGTGATTGGACTCTCAAGTGACTTACAGCAAGTAGGAGGGGCATCAGCTCACATCCAGGATGCCCTGAGCACAGTGTTGCAATATGCAGAGGATGTACTGTCTGGAAAGGTGTCAGCTGACAATACTGTGGGCCGCTTCCTGATGAGCCTGGTTAACCAAGTACCCAAAATAGTTCCTGATGACTTCGAGACCATGCTCAACAGCAACATCAATGACCTGCTGATGGTGACCTACCTGGCCAACCTCACACAGTCACAGATTGCCCTCAATGAAAAACTTGTAAACCTGTGA